Proteins encoded by one window of Lycium barbarum isolate Lr01 chromosome 11, ASM1917538v2, whole genome shotgun sequence:
- the LOC132617190 gene encoding probable WRKY transcription factor 31: MAKGSGLSFDPDPIKNFLPISTVLNSFLEPDQQFSHNKFFKIEPFLSSSMDSQFKNRSPPSTIQFPVNLNCSTTHHDQEEEVQNRPVIDEMDFFADKKDGNSAETTANDTERKESNTPPPELDFSINTGLHLLTANTYSDQSIVEDGLSPNNSEDKRTKSELAVLQAELERMNGENRRLRDMLNQVTNNYSTLQVHMMNMMQQQQQQQQNQENGQHDGKSTEEVIKQQHNHNNQNGHGQMVPRQFMDLGLAGSEAEEASLSSSEGRSGREKSRSPTNNMESGREDSPEKGSPGWGPNKIPRLGGNGSNKPADQQATEATMRKARVSVRARSEAPMITDGCQWRKYGQKMAKGNPCPRAYYRCTMAAGCPVRKQVQRCAEDRTILITTYEGTHNHPLPPAAMAMASTTSSAARMLLSGSMPSADGLMNSNFFARTLLPCSSSMATISASAPFPTVTLDLTQSPNPLQFPRPPNQFQVPFSNSPHNNILANPAALLPQIFGQALYNQSKFSGLQLSQDLEGQHNSTLQSSINPSNHNPLADTVNALTNDPNFTAALAAAITSLIGNPGQSNNGVNNTTATTTTANNNNGSVTSNGNNNTSNGNNKVANSSFPAN; this comes from the exons ATGGCCAAAGGTAGTGGACTCTCCTTTGATCCAGATCCCATCAAAAACTTCCTTCCAATATCCACTGTCCTCAATTCTTTTCTTGAACCCGACCAACAATTTTCTCATAACAAGTTTTTCAAGATTGAACCTTTTTTATCATCATCAATGGACTCACAATTCAAGAACAGGTCACCACCATCTACTATTCAATTCCCAGTGAACCTTAACTGCTCCACTACTCATCATGATCAAGAAGAAGAGGTCCAGAATAGACCCGTCATTGATGAAATGGACTTTTTTGCTGATAAAAAAGATGGTAATTCTGCGGAAACAACAGCCAACGACACTGAGAGGAAAGAATCCAACACCCCTCCTCCTGAATTGGATTTTAGCATTAAT ACTGGTTTGCATCTTCTCACTGCAAACACTTATAGTGATCAGTCCATAGTGGAGGATGGCTTATCCCCTAATAATTCTGAAGATAAAAGAACCAAGAGTGAG CTAGCAGTTCTTCAGGCTGAATTGGAAAGGATGAACGGTGAAAATCGACGTTTAAGGGACATGTTAAATCAGGTGACAAACAATTACAGTACCCTGCAGGtgcatatgatgaatatgatgcagcaacaacaacaacaacaacaaaatcaagaaaatggtcaACATGATGGGAAAAGTACTGAAGAAGTGATCAAACAGCAACACAACCACAATAATCAAAATGGTCATGGACAAATGGTGCCTAGGCAATTCATGGATCTTGGCCTAGCTGGTTCTGAGGCAGAAGAGGCTTCCCTGTCTTCGTCAGAGGGACGAAGTGGCAGGGAAAAATCACGATCGCCAACGAATAATATGGAATCAGGAAGAGAAGATAGTCCTGAAAAAGGGTCACCTGGTTGGGGTCCTAATAAAATTCCAAGACTTGGTGGCAATGGCTCTAATAAACCTGCTGATCAACAAGCTACTGAGGCTACCATGAGAAAGGCTCGTGTATCGGTCAGGGCCCGATCAGAGGCTCCCATG ATCACGGATGGTTGCCAATGGCGAAAGTATGGGCAGAAAATGGCGAAGGGAAACCCGTGTCCTCGGGCTTATTACCGGTGCACTATGGCAGCTGGTTGCCCAGTTCGGAAGCAA GTTCAAAGATGTGCAGAGGACAGAACAATCTTGATCACAACCTATGAAGGGACTCACAACCATCCGTTGCCTCCGGCAGCAATGGCAATGGCCTCAACTACTTCCTCAGCAGCAAGAATGTTGCTCTCGGGTTCTATGCCGAGTGCAGATGGGCTAATGAATTCCAATTTCTTTGCGAGAACTCTCCTTCCTTGCTCTTCTAGCATGGCCACAATTTCAGCCTCGGCGCCTTTCCCTACTGTTACATTGGACCTAACTCAATCCCCAAACCCGTTGCAATTCCCAAGACCCCCTAACCAATTTCAAGTCCCATTCTCAAATTCACCCCACAATAACATCCTAGCAAATCCAGCTGCACTTTTGCCTCAGATTTTTGGCCAGGCTTTGTATAACCAATCAAAATTCTCTGGCCTCCAATTGTCACAAGATTTGGAAGGACAACATAATTCAACGTTGCAATCATCGATTAATCCATCAAACCACAATCCTCTGGCTGACACGGTGAACGCCCTCACCAATGATCCTAATTTCACAGCGGCATTAGCAGCAGCCATCACTTCCCTTATTGGCAATCCCGGGCAATCGAACAATGGTGTCAACAATACTACAGCCACCACAACGACTGCCAACAACAATAATGGCAGTGTCACCAGCAATGGCAATAATAACACAAGCAATGGCAACAATAAAGTGGCTAATTCAAGTTTTCCAGCAAATTGA